The Sphingomonas sinipercae genome contains a region encoding:
- the queG gene encoding tRNA epoxyqueuosine(34) reductase QueG → MASLEQEIRDKARELGFVACGFARADAVPEAGANLLRWIEDGRHGSMEWFEARAHHRVAPTALWPEARSVIALGMSYAPDRDPRALANQPSAGRISVYAQGGDYHKTVKKALKALGRWLADRHGGQLKVFVDTAPVMEKPLSAAAGIGWQGKHTNLVSRQHGSWLFLGVVMTSLELQPDQPAPITCGSCRRCLDACPTNAFDGPHRIDARKCISYLTIEHAGPIPEENRAAIGNRIYGCDDCLAVCPWNSFATSAAANRAFIGREELKAPPLADLLKLDDAAFRAMFSGSPIKRIGVNRMIRNCLVAAGNSGDGALIEAVRPHLQSEDPVVADAATWAMAALQGPSKECRQAPWSTDASERLRAST, encoded by the coding sequence ATGGCAAGTTTAGAACAGGAAATTCGGGACAAGGCGCGCGAGCTCGGCTTCGTCGCATGCGGCTTCGCGCGCGCCGACGCCGTGCCCGAGGCCGGTGCGAACCTGCTCCGCTGGATCGAGGACGGCCGCCACGGCAGCATGGAATGGTTCGAAGCGCGCGCCCATCACCGCGTCGCCCCGACCGCGTTGTGGCCGGAAGCCCGGTCGGTCATCGCGCTGGGCATGAGCTATGCGCCGGACCGCGACCCGCGGGCACTGGCCAACCAGCCGTCGGCCGGCCGGATTTCGGTCTACGCGCAGGGCGGCGACTATCACAAGACGGTGAAAAAGGCGCTGAAGGCGCTCGGCCGCTGGCTCGCGGACCGCCACGGCGGCCAGCTCAAGGTCTTCGTCGATACCGCCCCGGTCATGGAAAAGCCGCTGAGCGCCGCCGCCGGCATCGGCTGGCAGGGCAAGCACACCAACCTCGTTTCACGCCAGCACGGCAGTTGGCTGTTCCTCGGCGTCGTCATGACCAGCCTTGAGCTGCAGCCGGACCAGCCGGCCCCGATCACTTGCGGCAGCTGCAGGCGTTGCCTCGATGCGTGCCCGACGAATGCCTTCGACGGCCCGCACCGCATCGATGCCCGCAAATGCATATCCTACCTGACGATCGAACATGCCGGGCCGATTCCGGAGGAAAATCGCGCCGCGATCGGCAACCGGATTTATGGCTGCGACGACTGCCTGGCCGTCTGCCCCTGGAACAGTTTCGCGACCAGCGCGGCGGCGAACCGCGCCTTCATCGGCAGGGAAGAATTGAAGGCGCCCCCGCTCGCTGACCTCCTCAAGCTCGACGATGCGGCCTTCCGGGCGATGTTTTCGGGATCTCCGATCAAGCGGATTGGCGTCAACCGGATGATCCGCAATTGCCTGGTTGCGGCGGGAAACAGCGGCGATGGGGCGTTGATCGAGGCGGTCCGTCCCCACCTGCAAAGCGAAGACCCGGTGGTCGCCGATGCCGCAACGTGGGCAATGGCCGCGCTTCAGGGCCCTTCGAAGGAGTGCAGGCAGGCACCCTGGTCAACCGACGCCAGCGAGCGGTTGCGCGCGTCGACATAG
- a CDS encoding ABC transporter ATP-binding protein gives MGASGTAVEATGLIKDFAETRAVDGVSLSVPAGSIYGLLGPNGAGKTTTLRMLLGIIDPSGGEVTVLGYKRPIDAAKLVGYLPEERGLYPSMQAREAIAFMGALRGLPLAEARRRGDQLLLDHGLGDWGRKPIRTLSKGMAQTVQLLGTLVHRPRLIVLDEPFSGLDAINQGKLERLIRSEAAGGATIIFSTHVIAHAERLCERVAIIASGRVAFEGSVDEARARLRPIVRLRTREVDGPWRRAFPANARREGKEWIFELPESGPEPLLRALLDNGAGIETLAIERPGLHDAFVAIAGHPAAVAMEQAA, from the coding sequence ATGGGGGCCAGCGGCACCGCTGTCGAGGCGACGGGCCTCATCAAGGATTTCGCCGAAACGCGGGCGGTCGACGGCGTCAGCCTGTCGGTGCCCGCGGGCTCGATCTACGGGCTGCTCGGACCCAACGGCGCGGGCAAAACGACGACCTTGCGGATGCTGCTGGGGATCATCGACCCGTCCGGGGGTGAAGTGACCGTGCTCGGGTACAAGCGGCCGATCGATGCGGCGAAGCTGGTCGGTTACCTGCCGGAGGAGCGGGGCCTGTACCCATCGATGCAGGCGCGCGAAGCGATCGCGTTCATGGGCGCGCTGCGTGGCCTGCCGCTTGCCGAAGCCCGGAGGCGCGGCGACCAGCTGCTGCTCGACCACGGACTCGGCGATTGGGGCCGCAAGCCGATCCGGACACTGTCCAAGGGCATGGCGCAGACCGTCCAGCTGCTTGGCACGCTGGTCCACCGCCCGCGCCTGATCGTGCTCGACGAACCGTTCTCCGGGCTCGATGCGATCAACCAGGGCAAGCTCGAGCGGCTGATACGCTCGGAGGCGGCCGGCGGCGCGACGATCATCTTTTCGACCCACGTCATCGCCCATGCCGAGCGGCTGTGCGAGCGGGTGGCCATAATCGCCAGCGGCAGGGTCGCGTTCGAAGGCAGCGTCGACGAGGCCCGCGCGCGGCTGCGTCCGATCGTCCGGCTGCGGACCCGGGAAGTGGACGGCCCGTGGCGCCGAGCGTTTCCGGCCAATGCCCGCCGCGAGGGCAAGGAATGGATTTTCGAGCTGCCCGAAAGCGGGCCCGAGCCTTTGCTTCGGGCGCTGCTGGACAACGGAGCAGGGATAGAGACGCTGGCGATCGAGCGGCCCGGGTTGCACGACGCCTTCGTCGCCATCGCCGGTCATCCCGCGGCGGTCGCAATGGAACAGGCCGCCTGA
- a CDS encoding ABC transporter permease, with product MLRAALVIARRDFTATVMSRAFLLFLIGPLFPVLVGAIFGSIGSGDTKPERLIVAVVAPPAEFAAMEQARSEAASAFAGARLIELRRFDPDGDSAGLRQRLLGQHQPPIVAVLEGGVSAPRLTGAVAPDGIVASQLRLIVANARKPAPPKVAVQVTSTGTSQASVTAARAVTARVGQGLLFVLTILLAGMTLSQLIEEKSNKVIEVLAAAIPVDAIFLGKLLAMLATSFVGIAVWGSAGALAIAIFSAKGFAAIPAPAVGWSVFAVLALTYFAMSYLLLGSVFLGIGAQANSVREVQTLSMPVTMAQVLIFALASATVGQPDSTLALAATLFPLSSPYVMLGRAAELPGLLPHVAALAWQLLCVAAILMFAARLFRRNVLKSGAVRRKWWRRARV from the coding sequence ATGCTGCGCGCCGCCCTCGTCATTGCCCGCCGCGACTTCACCGCGACGGTCATGTCGCGCGCCTTCCTGCTGTTCCTGATCGGCCCGCTGTTCCCAGTGCTAGTCGGGGCCATCTTCGGCAGCATCGGCAGCGGCGATACCAAGCCCGAGCGGCTGATCGTCGCGGTGGTCGCGCCCCCCGCCGAGTTCGCGGCGATGGAGCAAGCGCGCAGCGAAGCCGCGTCTGCATTCGCGGGCGCTCGGCTGATCGAATTGCGGCGGTTCGACCCTGATGGCGACTCGGCTGGACTGCGGCAGCGGCTGCTCGGCCAGCATCAGCCGCCGATCGTCGCGGTACTGGAAGGCGGCGTCTCCGCACCGCGGCTGACCGGCGCCGTCGCACCCGACGGCATCGTCGCCAGCCAGCTGCGGCTGATCGTCGCCAACGCCCGCAAGCCGGCGCCGCCGAAGGTCGCCGTCCAAGTCACCAGCACCGGCACTTCGCAGGCCAGCGTCACCGCGGCGCGGGCAGTGACCGCGCGCGTCGGGCAGGGCCTGCTGTTCGTCCTCACCATCCTGCTTGCCGGGATGACCCTGTCGCAGCTGATCGAGGAGAAATCGAACAAAGTGATCGAGGTACTTGCCGCGGCAATCCCGGTCGACGCCATCTTCCTCGGCAAGCTGCTCGCAATGCTCGCGACATCATTCGTCGGCATCGCCGTCTGGGGATCGGCTGGGGCGCTCGCGATCGCCATCTTCTCGGCCAAGGGCTTCGCGGCGATTCCGGCGCCGGCAGTCGGCTGGAGCGTCTTCGCGGTGCTGGCGCTGACCTATTTTGCGATGAGTTACTTGCTGCTCGGCTCCGTCTTCCTGGGCATTGGCGCGCAAGCGAACAGCGTCCGCGAAGTGCAGACACTGTCGATGCCGGTGACGATGGCGCAAGTGCTGATCTTCGCCCTTGCATCGGCGACCGTCGGCCAGCCGGACAGCACGCTGGCGCTCGCCGCGACGCTGTTCCCGCTGTCCTCTCCCTACGTCATGCTTGGGCGTGCGGCCGAGCTGCCCGGGCTGCTTCCCCACGTGGCTGCGCTTGCCTGGCAATTGCTGTGCGTCGCCGCGATCCTGATGTTCGCGGCCCGCCTGTTCCGCCGCAACGTGCTGAAATCCGGCGCGGTGCGACGCAAGTGGTGGCGAAGGGCCCGGGTCTAA
- a CDS encoding isocitrate lyase/PEP mutase family protein — translation MTSKFETFATLHVPGDPVVLYNIWDVGSALAVVEAGAKALATGSHPVADANGFADGEQVPIDFALANAKRIVDAVALPVTIDFEGAYSTDPEEGGRNVARLAATGAVGCNFEDQVIGGEGLHPLDLQCRRIEAIRSAVGESFFINARTDLLLKTQDHGDAVIDQVIERGKAFAGAGANGFFVPRLADPRQIERIVREVPLPLNVIAFPGAPSKSEWASAGVARISHGPFPHKALMKQLQDAARAAIV, via the coding sequence ATGACAAGCAAGTTCGAGACATTCGCGACGCTGCACGTGCCCGGCGACCCGGTCGTGCTTTACAACATTTGGGACGTCGGCAGCGCGCTTGCCGTGGTCGAAGCGGGCGCGAAGGCGCTTGCGACCGGAAGCCATCCCGTCGCCGACGCCAACGGCTTTGCCGATGGGGAGCAGGTGCCGATCGATTTTGCCTTGGCGAATGCGAAGCGGATCGTTGACGCAGTCGCGCTTCCGGTAACGATCGACTTCGAAGGCGCTTATTCAACGGATCCGGAGGAGGGCGGGCGCAATGTCGCCCGTCTCGCCGCTACCGGCGCAGTCGGCTGCAACTTCGAAGACCAGGTTATCGGCGGCGAAGGGCTTCACCCGCTCGACCTGCAATGCCGCAGGATCGAGGCCATCCGGAGCGCCGTTGGCGAGTCGTTCTTCATCAACGCGCGCACGGACCTGTTGCTGAAGACGCAGGACCATGGCGATGCGGTGATCGATCAGGTCATCGAACGCGGCAAGGCCTTCGCCGGTGCCGGCGCAAACGGCTTCTTCGTCCCGCGCCTCGCCGACCCGCGCCAGATCGAGCGCATCGTTCGCGAGGTGCCGTTACCGCTCAACGTCATCGCCTTCCCCGGCGCGCCTTCAAAGTCCGAATGGGCCAGCGCCGGCGTCGCCCGCATCAGCCACGGCCCGTTCCCGCACAAGGCACTGATGAAGCAGCTCCAGGACGCTGCCCGCGCGGCGATCGTTTAG
- a CDS encoding amidohydrolase family protein, protein MKRILLWAILAGIAAPAATAAPQVTALVGGTIVDGNGGAAIKDGVILLQGDRILATGPRSTVAIPKGATRVDVSGKWLTPGLIDAHVHFFQSGGLYTRPDGVDLTKVVPYAKDIERSKARLDETFARYLASGVTTVVDAGGPLWNFEVRRRAMASGRAPRVAVAGPLIATEPTEPQKHLGVDDRPIISAANVEEAQRLARAQLAYKPELIKIWGIGSGASGAAKLRDITRAVVAVAHPAGVRVAVHATELLNAQAALDGGADILVHSVDDAALTPKFIGDLKAGNHVYVTTAVVGEGYGDAFKGRPELLPIERKLGDPVIIQSLYEIPAAFAEKVAGLLPPSSIKQILVNAKTLVDSGVRVAAGTDAGNIGTLHGPAIHRELQLLSTAGLTPAQVLTAATRDAGFVYASKPDIGLIRPGYRADVLVLDADPLADVANLQKIATVWSRGKAIDPATLLPDTPESVVQRQLERYNAHDLDGFLGTYADEAQIFDLPHTKPSMSGKATMREVYGKLFAKYPQVHCRVANRIVEGRFVTDQEVCTDGSNKPPMHAGATYEVVNGAILRVWFTDPQAPFDDNK, encoded by the coding sequence ATGAAGCGCATTCTGCTTTGGGCGATCCTAGCGGGTATCGCTGCACCGGCGGCAACCGCGGCGCCGCAGGTGACGGCGCTCGTCGGCGGCACCATCGTCGACGGCAATGGCGGTGCGGCGATCAAGGACGGCGTTATCCTGCTGCAGGGCGACAGGATCCTCGCCACCGGGCCGCGCTCGACCGTCGCGATACCCAAGGGCGCAACACGCGTCGATGTGTCGGGCAAGTGGCTGACCCCTGGCCTCATCGACGCGCACGTGCATTTCTTCCAATCGGGCGGGCTGTACACGCGTCCCGATGGGGTCGACCTCACCAAGGTCGTGCCTTACGCCAAGGATATCGAGCGGTCGAAGGCGCGGCTCGACGAAACCTTCGCCCGCTACCTAGCCAGCGGCGTCACCACCGTCGTCGATGCCGGCGGCCCGTTATGGAATTTCGAAGTGCGGCGTCGCGCGATGGCGAGCGGACGAGCGCCGCGCGTGGCGGTCGCCGGACCGCTGATCGCGACCGAACCCACCGAACCGCAAAAGCACCTTGGCGTCGACGACCGGCCGATCATTTCCGCCGCCAATGTCGAGGAAGCGCAGCGCCTGGCGCGGGCGCAGCTCGCCTACAAACCTGAGCTGATCAAGATTTGGGGCATTGGGTCCGGCGCAAGCGGTGCTGCGAAGCTTCGCGACATCACTCGCGCGGTCGTCGCAGTCGCCCATCCCGCCGGCGTCCGCGTAGCGGTGCATGCGACTGAGCTTTTAAACGCGCAGGCGGCGCTGGACGGTGGCGCCGACATCCTGGTGCACAGCGTCGACGATGCCGCCCTCACGCCCAAATTCATCGGCGACCTCAAGGCCGGCAATCACGTTTACGTGACGACCGCTGTGGTCGGAGAGGGCTATGGCGACGCCTTCAAGGGGCGGCCGGAACTGCTGCCGATCGAGCGCAAGCTGGGCGACCCAGTTATCATCCAGTCGCTTTACGAAATTCCGGCAGCCTTTGCGGAGAAGGTTGCGGGCCTGCTTCCGCCGAGCAGCATCAAGCAGATCCTGGTCAATGCCAAGACACTGGTTGATTCGGGGGTCCGGGTGGCCGCCGGCACCGATGCCGGAAATATCGGCACGTTGCACGGGCCGGCCATTCATCGCGAGCTCCAGTTGCTGTCGACGGCCGGGCTCACGCCGGCGCAGGTTCTGACCGCAGCAACGCGTGACGCTGGGTTCGTCTATGCCAGCAAGCCTGACATCGGGCTGATCAGGCCCGGCTATCGCGCCGACGTGCTGGTGCTCGACGCCGACCCGCTCGCCGACGTCGCCAACTTGCAGAAGATCGCGACCGTCTGGTCACGCGGCAAGGCGATCGATCCGGCCACGTTGTTGCCCGACACCCCCGAAAGCGTCGTGCAGCGGCAGCTGGAACGGTACAATGCGCACGACCTGGACGGTTTCCTCGGTACGTATGCCGACGAAGCTCAAATCTTCGACTTGCCGCACACGAAGCCGAGCATGTCCGGCAAGGCGACGATGCGGGAAGTCTATGGCAAGCTATTTGCCAAATACCCGCAAGTGCATTGCCGGGTCGCCAATCGCATCGTCGAAGGTAGGTTCGTCACCGACCAGGAGGTCTGCACCGACGGCAGCAACAAGCCGCCGATGCACGCCGGCGCGACTTACGAGGTGGTCAACGGCGCGATCCTGCGGGTCTGGTTCACCGACCCGCAAGCGCCGTTCGACGACAACAAGTAA
- a CDS encoding dipeptidyl-peptidase 3 family protein — protein sequence MIQLRWLAAVSAVALSACSTVTPPPAPMLVATPPVTLVEPAVPAGPLDPVAHETDGLAKLAPIQMATDIGFLTAEERQVVNLLNQAANLMSEIYLRQVFAPNPEVRAQIAASNLPNRAELLQKFDAFFGPWDPIDEDKPFFGNLPRPAGAGFYPADLTKEQFEAYVAAHPAEADALNSGYTVIRRDGDRLVTIPYSIAYKQWLEPAAQLLEQAAAITSNASLKKFLSLRAQSFRTDDYFQSELAWMDVKDTPIEVAIGPYETYTDTLYGRKTAFEAFVTLRNPKESAALDVYKGELRAMEGNLPVEAKYKNFKRGFESPISVVDQIHGGGDNVPGVQTIAFNLPNDERVREAKGAKKVILENVLGAKYERILKPMATLALVPADAAHVTRRYMFLETLFHELSHSLGPGSIVVDGRQTTVDKELKDIGSGFEEAKADVMGAYNVMFMMDKGILPKAERSQIRATYVAGLFRAMRFGANEAHGKGAAMQYQYLRNHGGIVWDEAAKRFRIDPTKLDSGIRTLVGGIVRLQGNGDYPGTKAFLDKWAVIDPQAQSVIDSMAAIPTDVRPIYPDRV from the coding sequence ATGATCCAACTCCGCTGGCTTGCCGCCGTCTCCGCCGTCGCGCTTTCTGCTTGCTCGACCGTCACGCCACCGCCTGCCCCAATGCTGGTTGCGACGCCGCCGGTCACCCTCGTCGAGCCGGCCGTCCCAGCCGGTCCGCTCGACCCTGTCGCGCATGAGACCGACGGCCTGGCCAAGCTCGCGCCGATTCAGATGGCCACGGACATCGGTTTCCTCACCGCCGAGGAGCGGCAAGTGGTCAACCTGCTCAACCAGGCCGCCAACCTGATGAGCGAAATCTACTTGCGACAGGTTTTCGCCCCCAATCCGGAAGTGCGCGCCCAGATCGCGGCCAGCAACCTGCCCAACCGGGCGGAATTGCTGCAGAAATTCGACGCCTTCTTTGGGCCGTGGGATCCGATCGATGAGGACAAGCCCTTTTTCGGCAACCTGCCGCGCCCGGCCGGGGCCGGTTTCTACCCGGCCGACCTGACCAAGGAGCAGTTCGAAGCCTATGTCGCCGCCCACCCGGCGGAGGCGGATGCGCTCAACAGCGGCTATACGGTCATCCGGCGGGACGGCGACCGCTTGGTGACCATCCCCTATTCCATTGCCTACAAGCAATGGCTGGAGCCCGCCGCGCAACTGCTCGAACAGGCGGCCGCGATCACCAGCAATGCCAGCTTGAAGAAGTTCCTGTCGCTGCGCGCGCAGTCGTTCCGAACCGACGACTATTTCCAGTCGGAACTGGCCTGGATGGACGTCAAGGACACGCCGATCGAAGTCGCGATCGGGCCGTACGAAACCTACACCGACACGCTCTACGGCCGCAAAACCGCGTTCGAGGCGTTCGTCACGCTGCGCAATCCCAAGGAGAGCGCGGCGCTCGACGTTTACAAGGGCGAACTTCGGGCGATGGAGGGCAACCTTCCGGTCGAAGCCAAATACAAAAATTTCAAGCGCGGCTTTGAATCGCCGATCTCGGTCGTCGACCAGATCCACGGCGGCGGCGACAATGTCCCGGGCGTCCAGACCATCGCCTTCAACCTGCCCAACGACGAGCGGGTGCGCGAGGCCAAGGGCGCGAAGAAGGTCATCCTCGAAAACGTGCTCGGCGCGAAATATGAGCGCATCCTCAAGCCGATGGCGACGCTGGCGCTGGTCCCGGCGGACGCCGCCCATGTCACGCGACGCTACATGTTCCTGGAAACCCTGTTCCACGAGCTGTCGCACAGCCTCGGGCCGGGCAGCATCGTCGTCGATGGCCGGCAGACCACCGTCGACAAGGAACTGAAGGACATCGGCAGCGGCTTCGAGGAAGCCAAGGCGGACGTCATGGGCGCCTACAACGTCATGTTCATGATGGACAAAGGCATCTTGCCCAAGGCCGAGCGCAGCCAGATCCGCGCAACCTATGTCGCGGGCCTGTTCCGGGCGATGCGGTTCGGCGCCAACGAGGCCCACGGCAAGGGCGCGGCGATGCAATATCAGTATCTGCGTAATCACGGCGGCATCGTCTGGGACGAAGCCGCCAAGCGCTTCCGCATCGATCCGACCAAGCTCGATTCCGGAATCCGCACCCTGGTTGGAGGCATCGTCCGGCTGCAGGGCAACGGCGACTATCCGGGCACCAAGGCGTTCCTCGACAAATGGGCGGTGATCGATCCCCAGGCGCAGTCGGTAATCGACAGCATGGCGGCGATCCCGACCGACGTTCGGCCGATCTACCCCGACCGGGTCTGA
- a CDS encoding LytR/AlgR family response regulator transcription factor, whose amino-acid sequence MSIRTILVDDEPLATQGLRLRLEAHDDVEVIGTAANGREAIRAIKTDKPDLVFLDIQMPGFDGFSVIQGLMEVEPPLFVFVTAYGDHALRAFDAQAVDYLMKPVDEDRLASCLDRVRLRLQEKRSAEEAGRLKEALAEHAPEAAEEMADGEPEAHASNRFEKMINIKDQGQIFRVDVDTIERIDAAGDYMCIQTGDNTLILRETMKDLEKRLDPRRFQRVHRSTIVNLDLVRQVKPHTNGECFLVLDSGAQVKVSRSYRDVVARFVH is encoded by the coding sequence ATGAGCATCCGGACCATTTTGGTCGATGACGAACCGCTTGCCACACAGGGGCTTCGGCTCCGACTGGAAGCCCATGACGACGTCGAGGTGATCGGCACCGCGGCCAATGGGCGCGAAGCGATCCGCGCGATCAAGACCGACAAGCCCGACCTCGTCTTCCTCGACATCCAGATGCCGGGCTTTGACGGATTTTCGGTCATCCAGGGTCTGATGGAGGTCGAGCCGCCCCTGTTCGTCTTCGTCACTGCTTACGGCGACCACGCGCTTCGCGCCTTCGATGCGCAGGCCGTCGATTATCTGATGAAGCCGGTGGACGAAGACCGACTCGCCTCATGCCTCGACCGGGTGCGGCTGCGCCTGCAGGAAAAGCGGAGCGCGGAGGAAGCCGGCCGGCTCAAGGAAGCGCTTGCGGAACACGCCCCCGAAGCAGCGGAAGAAATGGCCGATGGCGAGCCCGAGGCGCACGCATCGAACCGCTTCGAGAAAATGATCAACATCAAGGACCAGGGGCAGATCTTCCGCGTCGACGTGGACACGATCGAGCGGATCGATGCCGCCGGCGATTACATGTGCATCCAGACCGGCGACAACACGCTGATCCTTCGCGAAACGATGAAGGACCTGGAAAAGCGCCTCGATCCGAGGCGGTTCCAGCGCGTTCACCGCTCGACCATCGTTAATCTCGACCTGGTCCGGCAAGTGAAGCCGCATACCAATGGCGAATGCTTCCTGGTGCTGGACTCCGGCGCGCAAGTGAAAGTCAGCCGAAGCTATCGCGACGTCGTCGCGCGGTTCGTCCACTAA
- a CDS encoding sensor histidine kinase: MATDSVALTQPDRPERRRSETPRVNSPARPILEGVGLDAPFFQDKNRAFWFLQGFGWSGYFILRSLSGFANSMGAMWLVHTALLTATGYSLTLLMGALFRRLIKMRVIWTAVLSLIAVVLASTIFSVIETWSYATFLKPDSRPMGFEYLGAILLNFSLLAAWTALYYGINYYILLEEQIHQRERLESQASSAQLAMLRYQLNPHFLFNTLNSISTLVLLKQTERANAMLARLSSFLRYTLANESTAKVTLAQEVETLKLYLEIEKMRFEDRLRPHFKIESETIGARLPSLLLQPLIENAIKYAVTPSEVGADIWLTARREAQSVRIEVADNGNGEGADLAATPSTGVGLANIRERLAQAYGNSHAFTTRKNEHGGFSVVVEIPYESGDKD; this comes from the coding sequence ATGGCGACCGACAGCGTAGCTTTGACGCAGCCCGATCGACCCGAGCGCCGCCGGTCGGAGACGCCGCGCGTCAATTCGCCGGCGCGCCCGATCCTTGAAGGCGTTGGGCTCGACGCCCCCTTCTTCCAGGACAAGAACCGCGCCTTCTGGTTCCTCCAGGGGTTCGGCTGGAGCGGTTATTTCATCCTCCGTTCGCTGTCCGGCTTCGCCAACAGCATGGGCGCGATGTGGCTTGTCCACACCGCGCTGCTGACCGCCACCGGCTATTCGTTGACCTTGCTGATGGGCGCGCTGTTCCGCCGGCTGATCAAGATGCGGGTGATCTGGACCGCGGTGCTTTCGCTGATCGCGGTGGTGCTCGCCTCGACCATCTTTTCGGTGATCGAAACGTGGAGCTACGCGACCTTCCTGAAGCCGGATTCCCGGCCGATGGGCTTCGAGTATCTCGGCGCGATCCTGCTCAATTTCTCGCTGCTCGCCGCCTGGACGGCGCTTTATTACGGAATCAATTATTACATCCTGCTGGAAGAGCAGATCCACCAGCGGGAGCGGCTGGAAAGTCAGGCGTCGTCGGCGCAGTTGGCGATGCTCCGCTATCAGCTCAACCCACACTTCCTGTTCAACACGCTCAATTCGATTTCGACGCTGGTGCTGCTCAAGCAGACGGAGCGGGCCAACGCGATGCTGGCGCGCCTGTCGTCCTTCCTGCGCTACACCCTGGCCAATGAATCGACGGCGAAAGTGACGCTCGCCCAAGAGGTCGAGACGCTAAAGCTCTACCTCGAGATCGAAAAGATGCGGTTCGAGGATCGGCTCCGCCCGCATTTCAAGATCGAGTCCGAGACGATCGGCGCTCGCCTGCCGTCGCTGTTGCTGCAGCCGCTGATCGAAAATGCGATCAAATATGCGGTCACCCCAAGCGAAGTCGGCGCCGACATCTGGCTGACGGCGCGGCGTGAAGCGCAGTCCGTTCGGATCGAGGTTGCCGACAATGGCAACGGCGAAGGCGCGGACCTTGCAGCGACCCCATCGACCGGCGTCGGCCTTGCCAACATCCGCGAGCGGCTGGCCCAGGCCTATGGAAATTCACACGCGTTTACGACGCGGAAGAACGAACATGGGGGTTTCAGCGTTGTCGTAGAAATTCCCTACGAGAGCGGAGACAAGGACTGA